From the Winogradskyella forsetii genome, the window TAGATTCTGTATCCAATGGATTTACCTCTGCGAAACCGACTGTAGTAATGGTGATGACCGTCATGTAGATTGCATCGAGCCATTCGTAACCAGAAATAAACCTATAGCCCAAAAAACCTATTGCCAATAGTAAAACCAGCATTAATATGGCGGTGTATATCTTTGATCTATAAAGTTTTAAAAGTGGGTTATCCATGCAATACTAATATAATTATAAGTCGAAAACCGAAGAGCGTTTAGTGTAAATAATATCTTTAATTCGCATCCAAAACGCCAAGAATAAATATAAAGCAAACCCAAAGCCAACAGTTACGAAAGTCAGGTACATAAAAGAAGTTCTTACAATTTTTGCCCTTATACCTAAACGGTCCGCAATACGCTGACAAACGTAATAGCCTCGTTTTTGAAAATACAATAATAGCCTATAGAACCAGTTCATATTGCAATTTAGTTATTTTTCACAATTAAACTATTTCCAATGGCACATTGCAAGCATTTATTTTTATCACAATAGTTTTGCTTTAACTCCAGCAAGGCCTGAGAATTTAAAGCGTTTTTTTCAATAAGTTTTAAATCCAAAAATTTAGAGACAATACTATTATTCTCAATTTTAAGTTCTTTTATGAGTTGAAACACCTCATCTTCCACCGTTTTCCCTTGCGCCTTTGCATAACTGAATTTAAGTGGAATTAACGTATTGATGATGAGTAAATCGATGAATGATTTAGTCAAGGTTTTTTTAGATACTTTCGAGGATTTACCAAACGTATAATGCGATCTCCAAAAACCAGTAACGCCCAAATTGAAAAAATCATAAAACTCATCTCGCGTGTTGAATTGTATTATTTTTGAAAACAAGTTCTGCTCCAAACTGTATAAATTTGCAAATTGCGACAGTCGAATGGTCGGGAAATTTGGTGGTCTTAACCTAAAAAATTGTAAAGGCAAGACACCATGACTATCCAGATTGAATTTCTGTTTTAAAAATCCATAGCGATGCTTCAAATTGGTATAATACGCCTCTTCAATTTGCTCCTCTGAAAGCAAGCCTGATTGCCCAAAAAGCAGCGCTTCCAAATCCAAAACATCATTTTGAAGTTTCCGCACGACAGAAAATTCTATGGAATTCGCTAAACTGAGAAACGGTTCCCCATTCACTTTTAGTCCGAAGTTCTTTAGTAACATTTGAAACAAGACCGCCTCCCAATCGTTATTGGATGCTTTAAGCAATTGTTGAATGGTTTCAGATTTTCGCTCTAAGCGTTCTATATATAAGCGTTCTAACCAATTATTGAGTAGAAAATCATCAACTTCAGAAAAACTCGTTTCGCAGTTGATCCAAGTTTTGGATCGTATAAGTTTTTGATAGTTATGGATTAAGTTCTTATCGACATAGTGTTTCAATTCCAAGGTTGGAATTTCAGAATTATCTTGTCTAAAAATTTCGGTATCGTGTTCCCAAACCACGTGAAGAATCACATTATCATACGCTTTATCGGTTTCGTGATGATGCACATACCAATCTGAAGATTTTATATGAATCTCAACATTCCCTGCCCAAAACTGTTCAGCAATACTGAGTTGTGCATTAAAGAAATCCGGACCAGCATTATGGTTATGCTGCCCTAAATTCGATATTCTAATAAGGTCTCCCTTCGTCGTTTTTAAGTGAGACGAATCAAAGGCTTTATGTTTCCAGATATAGTGAAGGAAATCTTCTTGCATGTACTAAAATAGACATTTGTTTCGAAAGAAAGCTTTTCTTAGAAATCAAAAGTAATAATTTTCTAATTGAGTACTCCGTGACTACACTATACGATAATTTAGATTAAAAAATAAAACCAGAGTCACTAAGTACTCTGGTTTTAAATTTAGATAAGTTATATCTTTTAAATTGAAACAATACAGCCTATCTACTTCGCTTTTTCATTTAATCTGTGTTCTGCCAATTTATCTAATTTATTATCAGCATTGTATTCCTCATCCAATGTTTTCTGTAATTTAGACGCAATATCACTGTGCCCTAATTCCTTGGCGTATCTTACTGCCGTTCCATAACCAGAAATTTCATAATGTTCTACACGCTGTGCTTCGGCAATAAGACCTGCATCCATAACATCATCGTTATCTGCTTCGTCCATAAAACCTTCAGCTTCCTTGATTAGGCCTTCCATAGCTTTGCACTTTTCACCTGTTGGTTTAACATTCAATTCATTACAAATATCCTCTAGGCGCTGTTTGTGATCCTTTGTTTCTTTTAAATGATCCTCAAACGCATCTTTCAATTTAGAATTAGAAGCTTTCTGTGCCATTTTTGGTAAGGCATTCACCAATTGAGATTCCGCACTGTGCAAATCCTTTAGTTGATGCTCAAATAATCCTTTTAAATCTTTCATAATATATATGTTTTTTAATTTATTAATTCAGACTAAAATTAGAATAGAATGAGTTGTTCCATTACCTCAGTTCAATGATTTTTTGACGCATAAAAATTATCGATTTGCAAAGTTTAATATGAGAAAATTAAAAATTAGTTTAATCAGTAAATGAGACAATATTGCATTTAAATAAGTACACATTTACCATCATCAAAGATTATCTTACGGCTATAAACTAAAAATAAGATATCATGAAAATTTTAAAAAATATTATTGGCCTTTCAATTTTAGCGACCAGTGCCTCGCTTTTATATACAGCCTATAAAAAACCAACTTCAAAAAAGAGCTATTCTTCTAATAATGACACTGCAGAGAAAAATGATAAGCGCTCAAATGTAGAACGCAATACCTCT encodes:
- a CDS encoding YciE/YciF ferroxidase family protein → MKDLKGLFEHQLKDLHSAESQLVNALPKMAQKASNSKLKDAFEDHLKETKDHKQRLEDICNELNVKPTGEKCKAMEGLIKEAEGFMDEADNDDVMDAGLIAEAQRVEHYEISGYGTAVRYAKELGHSDIASKLQKTLDEEYNADNKLDKLAEHRLNEKAK
- a CDS encoding PspC domain-containing protein, which encodes MNWFYRLLLYFQKRGYYVCQRIADRLGIRAKIVRTSFMYLTFVTVGFGFALYLFLAFWMRIKDIIYTKRSSVFDL
- a CDS encoding DUF2851 family protein, which produces MQEDFLHYIWKHKAFDSSHLKTTKGDLIRISNLGQHNHNAGPDFFNAQLSIAEQFWAGNVEIHIKSSDWYVHHHETDKAYDNVILHVVWEHDTEIFRQDNSEIPTLELKHYVDKNLIHNYQKLIRSKTWINCETSFSEVDDFLLNNWLERLYIERLERKSETIQQLLKASNNDWEAVLFQMLLKNFGLKVNGEPFLSLANSIEFSVVRKLQNDVLDLEALLFGQSGLLSEEQIEEAYYTNLKHRYGFLKQKFNLDSHGVLPLQFFRLRPPNFPTIRLSQFANLYSLEQNLFSKIIQFNTRDEFYDFFNLGVTGFWRSHYTFGKSSKVSKKTLTKSFIDLLIINTLIPLKFSYAKAQGKTVEDEVFQLIKELKIENNSIVSKFLDLKLIEKNALNSQALLELKQNYCDKNKCLQCAIGNSLIVKNN